The genomic window AGTCCCTACAAAACCTGGCGGGTCCAGTACACCAGGTCGGCCACATACATCAGCAGGTTGATGGCTGTCAGGATGGCCACAGCCAGTCGCTGGTCCCAGACGCAGCCATAGTCGGTAAGCTCATCAACACAGCTCATATCACTGTACCAGTGGGGTTGTCCACCTAACTTCTCGTCAAACTGGTAGAGTGGCCAGAGGACCATGGCACTGACATAGAGGAGGAATGAGAGCATGGTCTGCCCCAGATGGAAAATGGGGAGCCAGAGGGGCAGTCTGTTCTCCCAGCCACTCAGCTTCAGCAGCATGGCCACGGCTACCTGGACGAAGCAGATGGAGTACACGACCACGCACCACTTCAGGGCCGGCTGGTGCAGGTACAGGGAGGTGTTGCTGATGAAGACGAAGATGACACAGGCCACAGCGCTCTCCAGAATCTTTAGCAGGCCTGGTAATGTGTGCACGTAGCAGGGGATGTTCTTGAACTTATAGTGTTTCCATGTGTAGGCCACATCTATGGCATAGAGCACACACGCGATGCAGGAGAACGCAGAGGCAGCGATGGCCCGGTCTCGGGAAGGACCATAAGGCAGGTACTGGACGTAGAAGATGGGGTACATGATGGAGGTCAAGAGGCAGAAAAGTGTCGCATAGCAGGCATAGGTGATATGTAATTTGTACCAGAAAAAAGGTAGTATCCAGTCGCAGTAAAAGCACTCGTACATAGAGATGAAGACGGTCACAGTGAAACAGAGGCACCAAATGGCTAGGCACCAGTTACCTACAGCCCCCCTCTCGTTGCCCATGCTGGCCACCAGGGAGAAGGCCAGACAAATGGAGATCACCTGCGGGAGGCGGAGGAAGTAGCACAGTGTGTCCACATCATCTTCCTCAGGAATTATCCGTCTGCTAGACATGGTGTTGTGAAGGTCTGGCAGGTTAGAGTCACCAACATGGAGTGGTCTTCACTTAGGACTCATCAGAGAGAGATCCAGATCTGAAGGTAGATTAAGTGAGATGATCAGAGAACGGTCAGGCCCTATGAGGGCTGAGGCTCGGGATCTGTGGAGTTTGAACCAGTGGCTCAGACACTCAGGTAAGAGCACAGCTGCTCCAGAATGACTGTCCCCACCCATCACCTTTGGCCTTGTAAGGAGACTTGGCTCATCTTACAAATGAGTTGGATCTGGCCTCAAACCACCaacatttttatgtctttttgctGGGCGTCAATATCTACAGAAATACAGTATACTGTGGTCTTTTTCTACAATCACAAACCttcaaattagaaaaacaatttaaaaaaattgtttggtAACCAATTCTGAGCTGAACGGGCAGGAGATCATTTATAGTTttgtatggacttccctgatggctcagacggtaaagcgtctgcctacaatgtgggagacccgggtttgatccctgggtcgggaggatcctctggagaaggaaatggcaacccactccagtactcttgcctggaaaatcccatggatggaggagcctggtaggctacggtccatggggtcacaaagagtaggacatgactgagagactaaactttcttccttctttcttatttcacttagtgtaaaaTGTTCAAAAGTCCATTTGCTGAAACAGTAATGTGTTTGATCCCAAAGTGCTTTCAGACCCCAGTGGGGTGTCATGTCCTATAGAGAATATGTATCATGTCACCtgtcaaaactgaaaaattctgaattctGGAGAATATCTGACCCCAAAGATTTTCAGAAAGGAACTGTTTATTGTTGTGCTAACCCTATTctacagatgggaaaaccaggAGTCAAGTGCCTTCCCTAAGGTTGAAAGTGGAGCAGTGGAAAtccaagataaaaattaaaaagccatgGGTTTGAGCACTTTGTTCTACAGCCCAGCAGGTCAACCAGGCCCGTGGGTGGGATCCCAGGACCAAAACTCAGGGCTCTGGGACACAGGAGACATCGTCAGGGCCACGGCCTCCTTTTACAGCAACCTGAAGGCACACGTGTCCTGGCCTCACCTCCCCACAGCATCACTAGAAGGAGCTGCCGTCTGAggggacacagccccacccagAGGAGGGCAGCTTCAGGGGTGAACAGGGAGGAGCCACAGGGTGAGAGTAAGGCCATGGGGACAGGATGACATGGGAGTAGGGACTGTTATGAATCTCCTCCACCCACTTTTGCCTTCACATGTGATGCTTCCTCATGAGGAAGGGAGACCCCAACCCAGCATGACTCCAAGGTGGGGTGACATTGAGGAACCACAGAATAGATTAACATAGTGTTGGGCTCCAGGGCTGCCATCCAGGTGGGAGTCTGGAAAGATCTAGAAGCCCTACCTGAGCAGGATTCTCCTGGCCTGGGAGACTTCTTAGCAGCTTCCAAGCTGGTAAGAAGGGATTGGAAATGAACATGGATGCTGTGTCTGAGGTTGATGTATAGTCTTTCAGGGCAtccagggagggagtggggatgGACGGATGATCACCCCTTTTTAAGGGCAGGAGTTGAAAGAGGAGGCCCCAGCAGTTACCCTGGAAGGGGGTGACCCTGAGAATGCACCcgggactggggtgggggtggggtagagtGGAGATGACTGGGGGGATCCTAGGGTCCCTGGGGCCCTGAGGCAGCCCAGTAGGGGTCTTCTGACCCAGAAGGGATGCAGGAATGGAGCCAACCTTCCCATGGAGGAGGGGCCAGGACTGGAACTGAGGCAGGAGAACAGGGGCCTGAAGGGGTTTCAGGGCTGTGACAGGGACACGTGGCAGGGACCTTCGAGACCATGGAATTGCCCAGGTCACCGCCCAAGACAGTCCCTCCAGCCAGGGCTGCAGTCCTGCTCCCACAGGGGCTCCTCCAGGGTCCAGTATTGGGGGGAATGAGGCCCCTCCCAGCCCGCCCCCTCCGCGGGGACAGCCGCCCTGTTTCCAAGGGACTATTTGCTGAGAGGCCCCCAGGGCTGAAGGGCCAGCAGCCTGAGCCCCAGCCAGCTTCCTGCCATCAGGGGCCTTGTTGCCTTTGCTGATAATAAACCCTGGGACAAGCTGAGgctggaaagagaaacagagcGCAAACCTGAGAACCTCCCTGGACTCACAAAGCTCCTTGAGGCCCATTGCAGGGGAGCCCTGGAGCCTGCTGGCCTCCTACTGGGCACTGccagggtggggaaggggcactggggtgagggagggagtgTCATGCTCTGTGTACCCCAGTTTGATCCCAGTTTAATTACTTGAACTCACCCTGAAATTCCACCTAAGATAAGAGACAACTTGAATGCTTTGAATCCATTGAATGCATTAGAGAGAGCATATGGAGAAGAGGAGGCATGGGGGTTTCAACCGCGTGATCCTGggtcaggcctgtgccctggaaagCAGGAAGTGGAAGTTTATCTGAGTCTCCCAGCAGCCCCTCGTCCACTCTAATCTGTGAGCCTGGACGTGGTGCTCCGGTCATAGCACAGCCTGGATGTGGCTGAGCCCTGCCTGCCCGGCAGCCAGGCATGTGGACTGGAAGACAGTGAGCTGGGAAGGTCATGGCCAgaacagaggaaggaagaggaggtgcCAGAAGGGCAGAGAAGGGTGAGATGAGATGGACACTCAGAGTGACAAGGAGTAGAGCCTTCATAGCTGGATGATCATGGCAAGCTACTCAatagaacctcagtttccccttctgttcAATGTCTCTATACCTACTTTGTgtcaattaaatgaataaaagcatGTGACAGGTTCATCAGAAGGCTTGTCACATGGAACCCTAATCCATGCCAGCTACCTCCCCGCCCCCCTCACAGAGGACCCAGAAGGCCCTGGCTCTGGACATCAGCACATGCAGCTTGATGTGCTGCAGATCAGGGGCTGCAAGCCAgtttgcactgcaggtggactcttgaTGTGTTCAGTTTCCATCACAGTTTCCATCAGTGTTTTCATGAAAAAATGATGTGGGATCACTAGCATTACTATTTCTTCCCTGAGTGTTTGGTGGCTGCACATT from Bos taurus isolate L1 Dominette 01449 registration number 42190680 breed Hereford chromosome 21, ARS-UCD2.0, whole genome shotgun sequence includes these protein-coding regions:
- the LOC781494 gene encoding uncharacterized protein LOC781494 (The RefSeq protein has 9 substitutions compared to this genomic sequence), with amino-acid sequence MSTRRIIPEEDDVDTLCCFLRLPQVISMCLAFSLVASMGNERGAVGNWCLAIWCLCFTVTVFISMYDCFYYDRILPFFWYKLPITYACYATLFCLLTSIMYPIFYVQYLPYGPSRDRAIAASAFSCIACVLYAIDVAYTWKHYKFKNIPCYVHTLPGLLKILESAVACVIFVFISNTSLYLHQPALKWCVVVYSICFVQVAVAMLLKLSGWENRLPLRLPIFHLGQTMLSFLLYVSAMVLWPLYQFDEKLGGQPHWYTDMSCVDELTDYGCVWDQRLAVAILTAINLLMYVADLVYWTRQVL
- the LOC781494 gene encoding uncharacterized protein isoform X1, which gives rise to MSSRRIIPEEDDVDTLCYFLRLPQVISICLAFSLVASMGNERGAVGNWCLAIWCLCFTVTVFISMYECFYCDWILPFFWYKLHITYACYATLFCLLTSIMYPIFYVQYLPYGPSRDRAIAASAFSCIACVLYAIDVAYTWKHYKFKNIPCYVHTLPGLLKILESAVACVIFVFISNTSLYLHQPALKWCVVVYSICFVQVAVAMLLKLSGWENRLPLWLPIFHLGQTMLSFLLYVSAMVLWPLYQFDEKLGGQPHWYSDMSCVDELTDYGCVWDQRLAVAILTAINLLILLNTGCLEGILKEFWMTSTPNQSLEYRKRSW